The following nucleotide sequence is from Saccharothrix texasensis.
TTCAACTTCGACGCGTTGAACTTCGGCAAGGACCACCCGGCGCGCACCATGCAGGACACGTTCTACGTGGGCCCCGCCGACTCGGGCCTGGTGCTGCGCACGCACACCAGCCCGGTGCAGGCGCGGACGCTGCTGGACCGCGAGCCGCCCGTCTACGTGGTGTGCCCCGGCCGCACGTTCCGCACCGACGAGCTGGACGCCACCCACACGCCCGTCTTCCACCAGGTCGAGGGCCTGGCCGTGGACAAGGGCCTGACCATGGCGCACCTGAAGGGCACGCTCGACGCGTTCGCCCGCGCCATGTTCGGCGAGGACTCCAAGACCCGCCTGCGGCCCAGCTTCTTCCCGTTCACCGAGCCGTCCGCCGAGGTGGACGTGTGGTTCCCGGAGAAGAAGGGCGGCGCGGGCTGGGTCGAGTGGGGCGGCTGCGGCATGGTCAACCCCAACGTGCTGCGCAACTGCGGCGTCGACCCCGACGTGTACTCGGGGTTCGCGTTCGGCATGGGCCTGGAGCGGACGCTGCAGTTCCGCAACGGCCTGCCCGACATGCGGGACATGATCGAAGGCGATGTCCGCTTCACCCAGCCATTCGGAACGGAGGCCTGACCGGTGCGCATTCCGGTTACCTGGCTGGTCGAGAACCTCGAGTTCGCCGAGACGCCCACGCCCGAGCAGCTCGCCGAGGCGTTCGTCCGGATCGGCATCGAGGTCGAGGACGTCAGCCGGCTCGACTCGGTCACCGGTCCGCTCGTCGCGGGTCGCGTGGTGGAGATCGAGGAGCTGACCGAGTTCAAGAAGCCGATCCGCTACTGCCAGGTCGAGGTCGGCCCGGACCAGGTCAACGGCATCGTCTGCGGCGCGTCGAACTTCCAGGAGGGCGACACGGTCGTGGTGGCGCTGCCCGGCGCGGTGCTGCCCGGCGACTTCACCATCTCCGCGCGCAAGACCTACGGCAAGACCAGCGACGGCATGATCTGCTCGGCCCGCGAGCTGGGCCTCGGCGACGACCACGCGGGGATCATGGTGCTGCCCAGCGGCACCGCGCAGCCCGGTGACGACGCGCTGGAGCTGCTCGGCCTCGGCGACACGGTGATCGAGGTCGCGCCGACCCCCGACCGCGGCTACGCGTTCTCCGTGCGCGGCCTGGCCCGCGAGATCGCGTGCGCGTTCGACGTGCCCTACCGCGACCCCGGCACGGCCGAGGTGCCCGAGGGCGAGGGCGAGGTCCTGCCGGTCGCGATCGAGGACCCGGCGGCGTGCTCCCGGTTCGTGGCCCGCCGCGTCAGCGGGGTGGACCCGACCGCGCCGACGCCGTGGTGGATGCGCCGGCGGCTGATGCTGGCGGGCATCCGGTCGATCTCGCTGCC
It contains:
- the pheS gene encoding phenylalanine--tRNA ligase subunit alpha yields the protein MSGANDPYDPKQVAALSPEALDAAVEQAREAFAKAADLDELAAVKPSHLGDRSPVLLARREIGALPPAAKAEAGKRVNEAQNAVKAAFEQRRARLQAERDDRVLREETVDVTLPWDRVPRGARHPISTLAERIADVFVAMGYEVAEGPEVETEWFNFDALNFGKDHPARTMQDTFYVGPADSGLVLRTHTSPVQARTLLDREPPVYVVCPGRTFRTDELDATHTPVFHQVEGLAVDKGLTMAHLKGTLDAFARAMFGEDSKTRLRPSFFPFTEPSAEVDVWFPEKKGGAGWVEWGGCGMVNPNVLRNCGVDPDVYSGFAFGMGLERTLQFRNGLPDMRDMIEGDVRFTQPFGTEA